A genomic segment from Myxococcales bacterium encodes:
- a CDS encoding class I SAM-dependent methyltransferase — translation MESRIASVELRDAAQLSALANQLRGREAAADDVFESIYPAAFRESSQCFWTPVSVALRAAEWLVRGPETRVLDVGSGVGKMCIVGALSTGATFVGVERRPHFVAAAIRAAERLEARSARFVVGAFEDQDVTAYDGVYLFNPFEENLWGPSDWLDDTVDLSEARFRDDVDRAIAWLSRARPKTRVVTYHGFGGTFPPDYRLEEREWCRGGFLDAWVKT, via the coding sequence TTGGAATCGCGAATTGCCTCCGTGGAGCTCCGCGACGCCGCCCAGCTCTCGGCCCTCGCCAACCAGCTCCGCGGGCGCGAGGCCGCCGCTGACGACGTCTTCGAGTCCATCTACCCGGCCGCGTTTCGCGAATCGTCGCAGTGCTTCTGGACCCCCGTCTCGGTCGCGCTTCGCGCGGCCGAGTGGCTCGTCCGTGGGCCCGAGACGCGCGTCCTCGACGTCGGCTCCGGCGTCGGAAAGATGTGCATCGTCGGCGCCCTCTCGACCGGTGCGACGTTCGTCGGCGTCGAGCGTCGCCCCCATTTCGTGGCCGCGGCGATCCGTGCTGCCGAGCGCCTCGAGGCTCGCTCGGCGCGCTTTGTGGTCGGCGCCTTCGAGGACCAAGACGTCACGGCGTACGACGGCGTCTACCTCTTCAATCCCTTTGAGGAGAACCTCTGGGGGCCGAGCGATTGGCTCGACGACACCGTTGACCTGTCGGAGGCGCGGTTCCGTGACGACGTGGATCGGGCCATCGCCTGGCTCTCCCGCGCGCGCCCCAAGACGCGCGTCGTCACGTACCACGGCTTTGGAGGCACGTTCCCACCCGACTACCGCCTCGAAGAGCGCGAGTGGTGCCGCGGCGGCTTCCTCGACGCGTGGGTCAAGACGTAG
- a CDS encoding FMN-binding glutamate synthase family protein, translated as MPAWSASWFAASVVGLLLLVAVRDRLQKRHTIIRNFPLVGRFRFWFEKLGGPLRQYIVTGNDEERPFSRDQRRWVYASAKKENNYFGFGTDNDLELSPSYLVVRHAAFPLTSPHEGEPGYDPKYGCPSAKVLGGFRGRKKAFRPTSIVNTSAMSYGSLSRAAVEAINRGVAIAGAMQNTGEGGIAEPHRSGGDLVWQIGTGYFGCRDEKGGFSIDRMLETLATAKVRALELKLSQGAKPGMGGVLPAAKITKEIARIRLIPLGQDCISPAAHGAFSDVSSMLDFIEMLAERTGLPVGIKSAVGDMTFWHDLAKAIETTGRAPDFVTIDGGEGGTGAAPLVFADHVSLPFKLGFSSVYRAFAERGVQENVVFIGSGKLGFPEQGLLALALGCDMINVAREAMLAIGCIQAQECHTGHCPTGIATQTPWLVGGLDPTLKAARLANYLMTLRKELIQLAHACGEAHPALVPLDRLAVLDGFTQRSAREVFGYESGWGLPLEQERAAIKKLMMPG; from the coding sequence ATGCCTGCTTGGTCTGCCTCGTGGTTCGCCGCCTCCGTCGTGGGCTTGCTGCTCCTCGTCGCCGTTCGTGATCGCCTGCAGAAGCGACACACGATCATTCGCAACTTCCCGCTCGTGGGGCGCTTTCGGTTCTGGTTCGAGAAGCTCGGCGGGCCGCTCCGTCAATACATCGTCACCGGCAACGACGAAGAGCGCCCCTTCAGTCGCGATCAGAGGCGGTGGGTCTACGCGTCGGCGAAGAAGGAGAACAACTACTTCGGCTTCGGCACCGACAACGACCTCGAGCTCTCACCGAGCTACCTCGTCGTGCGCCACGCGGCCTTTCCGCTCACGAGTCCGCACGAAGGTGAGCCAGGCTACGACCCGAAATACGGGTGCCCCAGCGCGAAGGTGCTGGGCGGCTTTCGCGGTCGGAAGAAGGCCTTTCGCCCCACGAGCATCGTGAACACGTCGGCCATGAGCTATGGCTCGTTGAGTCGCGCCGCCGTGGAAGCCATCAACCGGGGCGTCGCCATCGCTGGCGCCATGCAGAACACCGGCGAAGGCGGCATCGCCGAGCCGCATCGCTCCGGCGGCGATCTCGTTTGGCAGATCGGCACCGGCTATTTCGGCTGCCGCGATGAGAAGGGCGGCTTCTCCATCGACCGCATGCTCGAGACGCTCGCGACGGCCAAGGTGCGGGCCCTCGAGCTCAAGCTCAGTCAAGGGGCCAAGCCGGGCATGGGCGGCGTGCTCCCGGCGGCGAAGATCACCAAGGAGATCGCCCGCATTCGGCTCATTCCCTTGGGGCAAGACTGCATCAGCCCCGCAGCCCACGGCGCCTTCAGCGACGTCTCGTCGATGCTCGACTTCATCGAGATGCTTGCAGAGCGCACGGGTCTTCCGGTGGGCATCAAATCGGCGGTCGGCGACATGACCTTCTGGCACGACCTCGCGAAGGCCATCGAAACTACGGGCCGCGCGCCGGACTTCGTCACCATCGACGGCGGCGAAGGCGGCACCGGGGCCGCGCCGTTGGTCTTCGCCGACCACGTGTCTTTGCCGTTCAAGCTCGGCTTCTCCTCGGTGTACCGCGCCTTCGCCGAGCGCGGCGTTCAGGAGAACGTCGTCTTCATCGGCTCTGGAAAGCTAGGCTTCCCGGAGCAGGGCCTCCTGGCGCTGGCGCTCGGCTGCGACATGATCAACGTAGCCCGCGAGGCCATGTTGGCCATCGGCTGCATTCAAGCGCAGGAGTGTCACACGGGCCATTGCCCCACGGGCATCGCCACGCAAACGCCCTGGCTCGTGGGCGGCCTTGACCCCACGCTCAAAGCAGCGCGCCTCGCCAACTACCTCATGACGCTCCGCAAGGAGCTCATACAGCTGGCCCACGCATGCGGCGAAGCGCACCCGGCCCTCGTGCCGCTCGATCGCCTGGCGGTGCTCGACGGCTTCACGCAGCGCTCGGCGCGCGAAGTCTTCGGCTACGAGTCCGGCTGGGGCCTGCCGCTCGAGCAAGAGCGAGCCGCCATCAAGAAGCTGATGATGCCAGGCTGA